The stretch of DNA GAGGTCTCTATGTGACCTCAAACAAGATGAGGATCGCCACCATTTTGTTGAGCTTTACTTCAAACAATAAATGCTCGACCAATTCTCTTGTTAGATCAGTGGATTTACTCTCCCATCCCTCCCGATCCCATGTCTGCGTGGCAATGAATGTAAGCACATAGCTCAATCCTTTGTTTTCAGATGACGTCACTAATCCCCTGGGAATTTAACCCCCTGAAAGAAATGTTATCCACCATTGCTGTGATTCTCATTGACAAGAgatacaaaaaaggaaaagaccaACGATGGTTCGAGGGGAAAAGAAAGTAGCCTTCATCACCAACTGCTGAATGAATCAAAGATAACACAGTCTCCTACGAGTAGATGCGTATAAAAGAGACAATTGTTTCCTTGGTGGATACCTTGTCCCGTAAGCTAATTTGAAAAACACAAGGAAATGAGAGAAGGCTTTTAAGCGGGAGAAATGAGCGCTTCCATTCCTTTGGCCAAATACTCTTTGGTTGTGTGGCAAGCGCGCAATTAAAGTTTCAGGTTGCTCAGTACCTGTCATTTAAAATTTGACATGACCCCTGTGTGGGTGTTTCCCAGCATAGAGCAAAGTAAAGTCACTAGCAAAACCAACAGGGGGGTTAAGAGTTAGGAACATTCCAGCAAAAAGCGTAAATTTTTGTGGAAGCGATGGTTTCTCTGGACAAGAACTTCATACTTAAAGGTCGAAGTATTCTATTCCTACTAGTAACATATTTCTTTGGAAAATAAACACAGACTTTAAATTTGTCTTGATTATGGATCAGATAATGCATAATTCAGCATTTTAACGTATAGTTTGAAACCTTTAGAAGGTTGAGCATAGGTACACTACAATAACCAATGAACTGCTGTAACAACTCGGGGGTATAGCAAAACAATACTATGTTCTATTAACTGTTTTATGCATTTGTGTTGTACGTCCTGACTTACCGTTCCCACACCTCCTCGTTTTACTAATTTTATACCAGCAACGTTTTTTCATTCTACTGAGTTTTCCAAGGATTGATATTGGTACCCTAAtacgtttttttaatttttaaaccaGACAACGTTGACAAAACTTGCAGTTTAATGATGTTTACAtcaaatagcccactttcgatatattaaaatttagttcgaaacaaaaggcatcatctcgtccctctggggaataaactcatacaaatcgaTATGTTCATTCCATagagcctcaagatgatgcCTTTCGTTTCGAACTAaatttcaatatatcgaaaTCTCCTATTACAGAAgtaaaaactgacaaaaaacaAGAGAGATAAAAATATCAAGTGCAATCCTAAAGGGGATCATTCTTGAAAGACTGAAGTGATGATCGCACTTATCAGGAcactttaaagtgcacctaaccccaaaatatttttttcgctaaaataaatctttgcacctgtttgaaacgcattgcggccattttttcctttttctaacaaatcctgccattttataggcttcgaaagttgcgaaaatccaagcatcttttgttcacgaccgagtcagaaggggagtgggtctattcctgctttgacgtcacaatctactttgcatgcatttttacaaagagttaatgcaatgtaaatcagtatgtgacgtcaaagcaggaatagacccactccccttctgactcggtcgtgaacaaaagatgcttggattttcgtaactttcgaagcctataaaatggcaggatttgttagaaaaaggaaaaaatggccgcaatgcgtttcgaacaggtgcaaataTTTAttctagcgaaaaaaatattttggggttaggtgcactttaaataaCTGTCTCATACAGACACATGAgaattcaggcggcttcaagGGGtttggaacccatgacctctgcgatcccgggtgcaatgctctactaactgagctatgaagccacacagttgggagcaaattgaatttgttgggctcatgtgttcccatgAAAGACCTATTGAAGGAAAGAAATGGTTATTTGAAGCGCGGGTCATAGACGAAAGATTGAAGTTATCATTAGGgggtcagggtggcttagtggttatctatcgggcctcccaccactgcgagccggggcatgtgggctgagtttcagtcgatctcaacctgactcgagggtttttctccggtatTCCTCCCTCATCacaatcgactcacagctaattaacatctagctatggtgctgtgctccgacatcaaacatggactgtatagcggcagccagaggcgtctttgtatgctttcagcccgatgtcgtgagctgcgcccttcgtaattcagtcctcgactgcaagtaagggtgattagcactagcaattattattattattattattattattattattattattatcattattattattattattattattattattattactattattattattattattattattattattattattattatattgctCGCATTtatcacctgaatttttcaggtgtctatatgAGAAAAATGCATAAGTGCGATCATCATCTCAATCTTTCGtctttaacccgcacttcaattAAACATTGATTTCCTTTATTGAAGATTATTCTCGTTCGAAGAGAACCAAGTCTCTGTTCTAGATTTTTAAATTCGAAGGGAAACCGTGCGCCTGTAAAGGTACAACATTAACACAAATGTTGCAAACTACTTATATAAACATCAGCATTTAGCGCACATATCCACTCAATTATTTTTGCAGTGTACCAtaatgaaacgaaaaaaatctAGCATGCAAATGAAGAGGAAGTTGTACCAAGTAAACAAATACCGATTTATGATGACTTTTTCTATTCAGTCATGAATTATTTTTAACGAGCGAAATACGAAGCAAAGAAACTTATCGACACCGAAATAAACACGAGGGGGTTTGGAGCATTCGAGCAAGgacaacgacgacgacggcgacggctacgagaacgcaacaaaacaatggGTCTAATGAGCAAAAGTTCTATACCCCCTGCACCTGAGTCTTATTACATTTGTGTACAATTCTATCACCGTCcttgtcctgacaacgacgtgatttgaccaaatttaagCTTATGCGTATCCGAGGACGTAAGCACCCaacgataaattttcaattttcctctcCAAATATCCACATCGGCGtcctcaccaattttattcaagGAACGTTGATAAACACTTTCTATGCCAGGGGACCTAgataatcgcaaaattattacaataacgggaaataagatatttttagacaacgctCTCGAAGCTGTCTTCGCCAtcgttgcttaaggtccctagttTCGCAAAGCTTTTTGTCTTAATTAAGCGGCAAACGGGAAAAAAGTAATAAACAAATTAGAGAAGTATGTTTAATTAAAAGCTGCAGCCTGGTGAGTTGGTTTTATTGAGACAGTCAGTGACAATATCTCACGTTTTTACCTCATTGATGACGAAGTGTCAACGAGGTATAGTGATTGAGCTCACTGGATCACACGATCAATCGGCTGTTAAATTTCGGGTTTCGCTCGGGCGGCCGAATTGATGTACGAAAGTGCTCGAAACGGAAACGCAAAGCGCACGTGCCGCAGATTTGAATGAACCCTTCGCTCTTATTTCATTATATTTAGGGGTAGTTCTGAATTTACCATTGAGTTATCAAAATTAAAGTCTTAAAAGTCGAAGGAGAATATACATCCCAACGCTCTACATTTCATCAATGAGGTGTCTCACAGAGACTTTGATTCAATCTTTTAAGCcctgaaagaaaataataaacaaacctTTGCAAATATTTGGGAATGTGGCCAAACATTCCCGTTGTTGATTATACAAGATTAACAcagaataaataaagttattattttacGGGCTCGTGATATTTCAATATCAACAAACCTTTTTAAATTATCACATTGTGTTCTCAATATTAATTTCCTCCCCCATCTATTAAAAACGAAACATGCACTGGCGTATTTCATAACCTTTTTGCAATGGAAAATGTACCAAAGAAAACATTGCTCACATAAGTTAATTTATTACATCTTTATAACACTTCGCGCGAAACGATTTGCAAATTTAGACAAAGCGCCCGCATCTAAATTTCGTTGTGTACTTTTCCTCTAGAATAGATTTcaaaaaaaacatataaataTAAGTATTTCCGACCCCACTCTACCGTGCTGTCTTTTACTTTATCTTGTTTTATCCACTTCGATTAATAGCCTTCCAGcaaagtagaaaaaaaaaaaacaacaacacggGCATTAATGTTTAAGAGTATATATCAATTATGCTTTTGTCTTCTAGTCCATTTCGTCCACTTGCGATATTACCACGACAAGAAATGCTTCGAAATGTCAGGTCAAGTTCCGTACATTAAATTTGCATGGcttcaattgaaaacaaaaaaaaaataaaaaaacacagCGACTTATTATCATGCGATCACCTTGCCGCCTTGAAAAATTtatattcatgtaaaaaagcgttctccggttaaaatttttatttaaaaacgtaagctttcggcttccagactaaagcctttaaaaactaagatgtaaatGCGCGAGATGGAAATATCTACAGAATGGAAGTgtgaaaaaattgtgaaaacgataaaagggaaaaatgcgctaatctaaaagaatagagtattgttttggCAAAGGCTTGGAGTTATTGTCGGCTTCATTAGTGTtagcggtgtgccaagattccaagGTTTTTCGGATTCGGAAGTTTCCCTTGTCAATTACTCTAGCATTGCTGAAATCAACAGAGTGATTGTTACGCCAAGCGTGAGCTGCAATATTAGAGCCAGTTTTACATAGTTTTACATTACGAATGTGTTCTTTTTTCCTCGTTGAAAAACACCTTCCAATCTCACCAATGTAACTCCAGGAACAAacctttgccaaaacaataCTCTTTTCCTTTAGATAAGCGCATTTTCCTCTTTTATCtttgtatatatttccatctcgcgcatttacatcttagtttttaaatgctttagtctggaagccgaaagcttacgtttttaaataaaatttttaacTAGAGAACGCTTTTTTACATGAATGTGTCTCCAAAACCTGGTTACTCTTCTATtcttaattgaaaaattaagtTAACAAAACCTTGCTTCCTCacaaatggaaaaaaatcaCGAATGGTTTCTTAATTTTGTAACGTTCAAAATTTGCTTAGCTTGATGTTTATTACGAGAAAGTCCTGTTTGATTGCTGGTTGGGGTCTGCTGTCTTTGATCCATCAAAGACATCAGGGTGCATCTTGGGCCGATTTCATCGTACTTTTGAAAGAATGAGTTTTGTTACTGGGCtcgacaaagttttttttcctccagaAAGTTAAAACTCGGTGGAACTCAGTTCTAAAGGCTCTGTTCATGACGCCATATATAACGGGGTTAATGGAGCAACTTCCGAAGCCCAGGTATATATACAGAGCAAACACTTGCCGAGGTATTGCGATCTTGTGTTCCGTGAAGGAACTGACCATGTCAATCGTTGCTATAGGCCCCCAACAAAGAATAAAGCCCAGAACAGTTGCAAAGAGAGCTTTTGTAACTCGGATTTCTTCAACGTTTACGCTCAAAGGCCCCGATTGCCTCGTGGTGATCACATCGCGATTATGTCCTTTGATGGTTTTGAAAATCTTGTAGTATGCGAACACAATGACTCCGATAGGAATGGCAATGTAAACTGCATCTAAGAAAGCCATGTATCCCATGTCAATCTGCGGGGTTTTGAAGTCCATGAAACAGATTACTTTTCCGTAATGTACAATAAATGTGGCTAATCGAGTCATCGAGGAAAGCCCTGCACCGAGTCCAGCCACCATTGCTATAAAAAGCACTGAAATTATAGTTGACCTTACCTTGAAGCGACGTCGATAAACATTCGGTTTCACCACACGAAAATAACGGTTGACGGCCGTGGCAGTCATAAGAAGCAACGAGTACAAAgcgcagaaaaaacaaaagaatcccTGAAAATGGCACACAGATTGGCTGAAAGGCCAGTGCCCGGTTATGAGAAGAACCACCGATAGTGGCATACAGAGAACTGCCATCAGCGAGTCAGATATGGCCAGGGTCGCCACATAAATATTTGGTATTGTCCGAAGCCGCTCATTACGATAAATGGCCCAGCAAACCATAAGATTTCCAGTGAAGGCCATGAAGTTTATAAcaaccatcaaaacactttcCATCACCACTAATCCTTGGGGACGTTCTTGAAGCGCGCGAAAGAGGACTTCCTGTTCTTTGTCGGTCATTTtggacagaaaaaaaatgagACAAGGTATACTAGGTATACTAACGAAGAGTCAATAATCTCGATTTATACCAATTTCCAGCGCCTTTACATCTGGGATGAACGTCTCTTaattgaaacttgaaagagGGCGCAGGCTACGACGAGATCTTCACAATGAAAGGACTTACTGAGATTGCTTAGGATTAAAATCCAAGGAAACCTTTATGCATTAATGGTTTTGAATGTTTAATTCACTTCGACAGGTGCTCCTGTGTCGAAGGTGATAAATCGATTTTATGACGACGAAGATAAAATCCGAACTTCTGCATTTAAGTCAACTGCAGCGGATACTAGtcatacgggatatttttttccTGCCTAGGAATAGACACATGTTGAAATATAGAACGCTTTTGTTTCAACACTTTATATGGTTTTGTTTGTTCAAAAAATAAGAGTTTTCTGTCGCGTTAATGTAACTAATATAAACAATAGCGGtacttttaaagtttttaaactcattctcaattttccacagttttttaaAACAGAGCGTTGAAGTTTAAATCCCCGCGAAAGGTATTGGGAAAATCGAGAAGACAAGCCACAATTGATTTCCTCAGAGAATTTGCTCTATAATAAAGGACTGCTATACTTGCTAAAAAGGTATCTCAAGTAACGAATTCAGTGTAAGCGGTCAAGCTTTTATTGCCATATCGATTTCAAATCAGACTTGTTGATTTATCTTGTGTGGGTGGAGTATCTGATTCTGTGATCTCCGTTGATGAGAAGACTTGCCGTTGAAGTAATGATTCAACGTACCGTCATTTCAAGCGAATCGATCATTCCAAAGTCATAAATTAAATAATGGTGATTTTCAGTGAACGTAAGAAATATACCGTGCAGACGTATCCAGAGGAGCCATATTTAGTTTGAAAAACACGGCTGTTGACCGAAAGAAGCTAAAAACATGGTTACAGCAGGAACGAACAGGACTCTTTTGCCTAGCAATTATAAGTGCTGTTTCTGTCGCTATGTGTATTAGAATTTGGAAATATGTCTCCTTCCTCAGTGTTTTTGAATATTTGCGATGTCAATCACTTAGATTAATAGGTTTTGCATGCTTTCCTTCGGGTACAAGTTAGTATACAAAACAACGCTTTTCCGCTTTTTTGCTCGaagggtatattttcttccCTGTGTAtttattaaaagtaaaaaattgtAGAAGGATTTAAGACTCCCAGACAATTTCAGCTGATGTTTAAATACTCCGAGTTTTTGTCTGTATACTGTTGTGCATAGCGTACCTTTCAGGTGTtgtgataaaataaaaaaaaaacgttacaTGTTAAACGATTCGGTTTCTTGCATGTCGGAAATGTTTTTAATGACCATTTTAGTGATTTGGAGCCGTAGCAAGAAAACAAGTGTTAGGATGTTTAAAAGAAAGGTATCCGACTATATTTTTGCAGCGCGCGCTTACCATTGTTATCACGGTATCTCTCAGATAGAGGGTGAACATTGATTGGCCAATTCTATcgcaaaaaatcaattttgatgtTTTATTCCAAGATCTAGAGATATCACAAATATCCTATACTATAAACTTTGGCTGTTCTGCAAAATACGGTTACTAGTATTTTTCCGGTTTAATTTATGGCCCTAGTTGTTCACACTCGGGCCAAtaaatcacagaaaaaaaaacgagtCGTCGAAATTGGTTGATATCTTTAGTAAGCCAGGGTTAGGAGGCAATGTGCAAAAACGATTCAGCTCTCCTTTAAAAACACAGATTAGTGACTAAAATCGTGCACTGTTTTCGTATAATGAGAAAGAATACATGCCTTGAAATGAAATAATATTGATTTGCATAAAATTATTCAGCCCTTTTTCGGATGGTATGCGACCGTCTACAGATTCTGAAAACCTTTCAGGTTGAAATAATCAGGCCCCTTTCTGTCTCGAGTACCCGCTATTTTGGTAGTGAGAATCATAGTTGAACGTTTCCGTCCTGGCGGCACAATTTTCTTAAAGGCTTCTATGAAAGGAGCATCTGGCCTGAATACTACTGCTAGGAAGGCCTAACAACTCCCACCACGACGAAATGGGTACCGCCATGATATATATTTCGCTTTATTCTGTAGAGTCAATGAGAAAGAACCTCAAGTCACTGATTTCCAAGAACGCAAAGAGGGGTTTCTCTGACGTCCAGTTTGGTTTCCCAGAACGCTTCTTCCAGCACGAAAACAAGGAAACATTCGCCAATGAAGCAAGTATTGGTAAAATTCAGAAGCAATTTCGCCTTCTGGAAATTGCTTCGAAGCAAAATGTTGCGTTAGCGTGCGAACGAAAAAACGTTACGGAACTCATGATTAAGTAGCAGTGTAtacgaaaaaacattttctctATGCCTGTGACAAAGCAATCAATTAACTCGACACGCTATTTATTTTTAAGAGCGAGCATATATCGCAAGAATCAAGTTATCAAATAAATGTCTGCTCATGCAGCTTTTCATTCACGTAcatttttggtttggttttttgAGGCCAAAATGTTTGACGCACAAATAAGAGGGTGATTATGGTGTTGATCACgtttcacggaaaataaaatgatCGTTTCACATTTCACGGACAATAAAATGACTATTTAacgtttcacaaaaaaaaaacttttttttacacaaataaatgtttttacGTTTGTTAAGAGCTACAGCCGTTTGTCATAAAGAAACTCATCAGAACGATTACATTGAGAAGAATCTCGCGACCTTCACGTTTTAGTGATTGAATCCAGATCTATGTTGTTGATGTCTTGCACTGCCGAGTCAAGTTATATTTACAGTCTAATGTTATAATTTCTCGGGCTTCTCCtcccgaaaaagaaaaaaaagaacaaaaacatgaaactaaATCACAGTTCACGGTGAATTAAACACCCGTTCTCATTTCATGGATATTTACTCTCAAAACTCACGGCTCACAGTGATTGTAAAAATCACGTTTCACGAGAGAAAAAAGAGCCATTTCACGGGAAATAAAAAAGGCAATTCACGGTTTGCGAAAAAAACCCTTTCCCACCCTCAAATAATGATGAAGTCTTCAATTTTCTATGCACGAGCAAGCAGGTAAAAAACGGAAGAAAAGAAGGCGCAAGAGTTCAATTTTCGTGATAAATCTACAGATAGGTGCGCATGCAAACACCCTTATTTAAGGTCTACAACGGTAACTTCGTAAAAGCTCCCCGAGGGTTTAAATTACTATACGCACAAACACACCCTGTCAAATGTCGTTACGTAATCAGGCAAGTCGCCTTCATGGTCAAATTCATAAAGTGTAGAACTGTGCGAAGTTGGAAGTTGGTGATTTGAGGTCTCCGGCCCAACAGACTAACAGGTTACCAGCGAAGGATGCAGCATCGATCATTATCAACAGAACATAATTTTCAGCACAGCTAAACCACCAGAACGTTTCATAAGCTCATGGGAAATTACTTCTTGCCCTTCCGTGAGCtttgttgtcgttgtcgtcAAAGGAATGTAGGAATTGCTCAAGGAATAAAGCGCACAACAAAATATGAACTTTTCCGCTAAATCAAATTCTTGCCCTTCCGTGAGCATTATTGTCGTTGTCGTTAAGGGAATGTAGGAATTGCTCAAGGAATAAAGCGCACAACAAAATATCAACTTTTCTGCACGCTAAATCAATCTGTTATTCAAATTCGTAGAAAATGTTTTTATCAACTGGACATCACGTACATGTGTCTCAAGTAAACATGCGTGAAGCTCATTGATGGACGGAAACTCAACCTATCatcgtgttttctttttaaatgtcatcatattttctttttttatatagaTTTTAAATCTGTGTGGGAAACTTTTTCCTGACTTCTCGTGGCTCAAATTACAGTTGTAAGCGTAACAAGTAACCCCTTACCCTAGTCGCGTCCTCAGCATCACTTGTGTCCACAGAGAGAGGTCACAACAGATATAAATAAGTAGTTCAACGTAACGTTCAGACTTCGTTTTATGCAAAATGTTCTTACTAAGATCTCTCACATAGTTTTACTCCACAAGATTCTCTTCTGGAGACGGATGACTTTTTCATCGCACATTAAGGAATGGGAAAATGCGGAGTTCGTTAATAAGAGGCAGACCCTGGTATTTTGGAAATTCATGTCTCTGTCAATTTATCTTCCGAATATACTAAAGAAAATATCATTAAAAGCGGTTGACTACCTTAAAATCTCTAAGATATAGTGCATTAAAACGTCTCGTTTATAACACGCActaatgtttttttatttcctaTCTCTATTCAATTTAAACCTGGCTAACGTCATTTGGTACTGGTGCAAAAAacatgtcgattttcttttaataaattGAATGTGTGACCTTCCCCCGCATCGATTAGAACTCTCTCTTTGCAGGTGGAAACTAATGCGTATCCTCAGGAGCCTATACACAGGTAATGGACTCCTGGTATCCTAAAGGATCTTGTTGTTGAAGTCCATCAAATTGAGTATGCGCAAAATTACGTATGTTATTATCCTTATTCAAGAAGTGTAGGCTGTATGGGTATCcatccccgccaaaattcaaacttgttgttcTTAAGCCCAAACCTTAGGTAGACTTTCATGTACCGGGTCAAAGTGGTGGAAGAcaaaaagaaccattgttattctgattaggccttgttgattaggtattgttatgttcgctttgttcttttgttcatTCAATTTGTCAGTTCAAACATGTTtcgtgggaggcgcggtggcctcatggttagtgtgctcgacaccgaatcgagtggtctgggttcggggcctggccgggaacattgtgctgtgttcttgggcaagacactttactctcacggtgcctctctccacccaggtgtataaatgggtaccggcgtaatgctgggggtacccctgcgatggactagcatcccatccaggggggagtataaatactcctagtcgcttcatgctacagaaaccggagataagcgccggcctgatgagccttctggctcgaaagcagagactttttttttttttgttcttttgttcatTCAATTTGTCAGCTCAAACATTCAATTGGTCAATTGAATTATTCAaatcggcaattcaaacattcaattcggcaattcagacattcaattcggcaattcagaCATTCAATTCGTCAATTCAGACATTCAATTCGGcgattcaaatattcaattcggCAGTCCAAACATTTAATTCGGCAACTGAAACATCTAATTCGTCATTTTAACATTCAATTTAgtaattcaaacattcaattcgtttatcaaacattcaattcggaattgaatgtttgattgacgaattgaatgtttgaattgacaaatTGACTGTTTGAATTTAATAACTGCGAGTTTAAATTGCAAGATAGAACGGTTGAATTGAAGGTTTTGATTTAAGAActacaagtttgaattttggcggggatgGATACCCATAATCCTGAACCACTGGCCTGATTCGCATAACATTAGACATCATGAATAAGCTGATCATTGGTCAGATGATTTGACACCATTCTAAACAAGAGTAGGATCAGAAAAACCATGAAGTCCCGCTCAGACGACGGTCATTAATTTGAGGTAAAAGGGTGAGAATGGGAATAGATCATCGGATATCCAATTAATTAATCGATATAAGGACGATTGTTTTCGGTTAATCGATAATCACATTCAAACGATTTTGAGCTCATAGATTAGGTCATTGAGTACTACCAGCTTTCATCAAATAACGTCCTGTATTCAATGTAATGAAACAGTCTGTCGCGTTAAAACCGATTGAAATGAAACGCACAAATCTAGCCTAAGGTCTTGTTCACACTGGTAACAAATGTCCATCACGTAGGGTTGATACACGTAAAGTCTTATggcggtttacaattctttctctagggtgagatcggacgtcaGCTTGTACATAGATATTAAAATATACTCTAGCATTACTTTcgtattgaccgaatgcaaaaatggccgccaacaaattattctttcgtctttgtgttaattaagtacaaggaaaggttacgtctatacaaacgttggccgtgtagcacttattttaaacagagttaactgaatagagtgtaatgtgaagtgctagatttttatcccatatgaatcatgtgagcgttagccccgccgacggaaatgggcccacacaaggacagagaaaaactctgaccagggtgggaaccgaacccacgaccttcgggttagatctccgccgctctaccgactgagccacaaagtcagacgggagcaggtcgtgggaaccGAAGACGCCAAAgccacggcaatgaacatgtacaagtacaaggaaaggttacgtctatacaaacgttggccgtgtagcacttattttaaacagagttaactgaatagagtgtaatgtgaagtgctagatttttatcccatatgaatcatgtgagcgtcattttgtgttaattagcctaactagcctcgttttacagcccaaattctttcaattttacgcgtgtgaacgaggctagttaggctaattaacacaaagacaaaagaataatttgttggtggccatttttgcatttggtcaattGAATTACTTTTCTCAGTGATTAACAAAAAAACGCTCCCGCcacatttttaaccaatcaaaaggaGGCAGATCTGGCGCGTTGgcgttttctttttgcgttggcTGGCTGAataagtgtcaggtttcaattGGTTCATTCGAATTTTCTGCGtccattgtgattggctaacgACACTTATAAACTGAAACCGACCTACGTAGGGAATCCTCCATAAAGCACAGCATACACGTACATTTCTTACCTTGTGTGACTGCCTGTCCAGCTATGGAGTAAATTTTCATAACTAAACTGAAATCCTCCAGATTATTAAGAAACATCGCAAAATTCAGAAATTGTTCCAGAGTGATACCCTGTGAGTGTAAAAGGAAAATAAGTACTTTAAGTCGACAGTTAATTAATCGataaaggtttttcttttaggAGAGGTCGACTCACTTTTCTATGTCTGAGACGGCTGTTAAGTCTGTGCAAATATTTCtccacttcttcttcttctagtGAAGTATATCTGAGAAGTAAGCGAGCAAAACTTTCTTCTGGTATGGTAGGCATACCTCTTGAATATTCCATGAAGTGAGTTGGATTAAGGAATTTCAAATGTGTGCTTAAAACGTTAAGGGAGAAGGTCGCCAATTGACCATTTTaaagttgtagctaagttacctggtcTAAGAATGGCagcgaggctgccagtgaccctACAAACCTTTGTGCCTTTCTGATGTTAATGTAggctaattagaattacaacaa from Montipora capricornis isolate CH-2021 chromosome 9, ASM3666992v2, whole genome shotgun sequence encodes:
- the LOC138017838 gene encoding melatonin receptor type 1B-B-like; its protein translation is MTDKEQEVLFRALQERPQGLVVMESVLMVVINFMAFTGNLMVCWAIYRNERLRTIPNIYVATLAISDSLMAVLCMPLSVVLLITGHWPFSQSVCHFQGFFCFFCALYSLLLMTATAVNRYFRVVKPNVYRRRFKVRSTIISVLFIAMVAGLGAGLSSMTRLATFIVHYGKVICFMDFKTPQIDMGYMAFLDAVYIAIPIGVIVFAYYKIFKTIKGHNRDVITTRQSGPLSVNVEEIRVTKALFATVLGFILCWGPIATIDMVSSFTEHKIAIPRQVFALYIYLGFGSCSINPVIYGVMNRAFRTEFHRVLTFWRKKNFVEPSNKTHSFKSTMKSAQDAP